DNA from Drosophila suzukii chromosome 2R, CBGP_Dsuzu_IsoJpt1.0, whole genome shotgun sequence:
TACAGAAGATAATTCTTATCCCCTTACAGGCAATTATGAGTGCTACTGGAAAGATAATCCATTGTGTGGTATTAACTTCTGCACTGGTTATGGAATGCTCTTGCTCCTATTGGGTTTCACCTACTTTGGTCTGTTTTACTATTACATCTTCAAGCCCATGGTGGGGAGAAAACTACACAGGAGCTTCCTAAGTCCCTTTTCCAAGAAATGGCACACTTTCAGCAGAACCAGGTAGGTCGATCATACGGTAGAACTATAAGCAGGAAATAGTTGTGTACTTAAAAGATTCCAACAAATGTCCTTAgaaattttatattaataacAAAAAGGTCTGTTAAAGGAAAAACATAAAAGTTACTAGACTCTTTTCATAGAATTGCAAGAGCCTGTTAGATTTTTCCTTTAATTATAGCAATATCATTCTTGAGAGACTTAAAGTtgcaaaaaattttaataaagatATAGTTATTATAACGTATTGCTTCGTATATATCTTGATAAAGCAGTGttctttctatttttataaCGCTTATctcataaaaaacaaaaaaatattctaaAATCTAATTGGAGCTACACCTTACCCACTTCTTTTCCACCTCCAGGATTGTGTCCCTGGCCAGCATTGTCGTGATCCTCGTCCTGCTGGCCATATTCGTGTACTTCGAAACTCGAGATGAGCCACAGAAGCTGGTGTCCCTGGTGGGCCCCTGCTTCTTCATCCTGTGCGGCTACGTCTTCTCCACAAAGCGAAGTGCCATCAAGTGGCGCATCGTGATCACGGGGATCACGTGCCAGTTCCTGCTCGGCATCTTCTGCATCCGCTGGGAGGTGGGCCGCAAAATCTTCGAATGTTTTGGCAACAAGGTGGCCACCTTCCTGGGCTATGGCACCGATGGAGCCGAGTTCGTGTTCGGCGACTTCCTGGTGTCAAACAATGTGTTTGCCTTCGCCATCCTGCCGGTGATCTTCTTCTTCAGTTTCTTCATCTCTATCCTGTACTACCTGGGTGTGATGCAATGGATAGTCGTAAAGCTGGGATGGATCCTGCAGGAGGTCATGGGTACCACCGTCTGCGAGAGTGTGACAGCGGCGGCCAATATCTTCCTTGGAATGTCTGAAAGTCCACTGCTCATCAGGCCGTACATCAACAAGCTGACCAAGAGCGAAATCCACAGCATCATGGTGTCCGGGTTTGCGACGGTATCTGGAACCGTGCTGGCGGCCTACTTGTCCTTTGGGGCATCCGCTGCCCACTTGATCACCTCCTCGGTGATGGCAGCTCCCGCCACGCTGGCCATCTCCAAGCTCTACATGCCGGAGACGGAGGAGAGCCAGACCTCGTCGGATTCAATAGAGTTGGAAAAATCGTAAGACTATCATCCAAAGATTAAATTAACCACTTATATATGGCTTAGAAGCACATACCCAAATCCCTTCTTTTTTATCCTTATAGGCAGGACTCTTCGCTGTTGGATGCAGCGTCCAGTGGTGCCAGCAATGCCGTGCCCATTGTCATGGGCATTATTGCCAACATAGTGGCCTTCGTGGCCTTCATTGCCTTCCTCAATGGCCTGGTCAGCTGGTTTGGCTATCTGGTGGGTCTTGAGCACATTGACTTCGAGTGGATATTTTCGAAGCTGTTCATTCCGCTCGTCTGGGCGATGGGAGTTCCCCCCGAGGACTGCGATATCATCGCCAAAGTGGTGGCCACCAAGACCATTATCAACGAGTTTGTGGCCTATGAGCGTCTAGGTCAATACATTGACAATAAACAAATCACTGTGAGTGAAAGACAAACTAAATAATCAACTGGATGGTAAAACCCATTTGATTACCCTAGGCCCGCAGCGCTGGAATCGCCACTTTCGCCATCTGCGGCTTTGCCAATCCCAGTTCCTTGGGCATCCTCATCGGATCCCTCAGTGCCATGGCACCTCATCGTCGCTCCACCATCACATCGGTGGCTTTCCGAGCCTTTGTGGTGGGCAGCATAGTCTGCTTCGTATCCGCCAGTTTTGCAGGTCAGTAGTTAGCCAATCCTAACCAAAGGGTTACAAAATGAtgtgttttattttcttgCAGGCATCCTTTTACAAGAAGAGGAAGAGGCGACGAACTACAACCGGATATTCCAGAAATTGGGTCGGAAAAACGTTACTCAGTTTTAGTTCCTTCCAGTGATAATTAGCTGATGAAATTATACAAAATACACAAAttcttatttattaaataaatgttgTTGCTAAGACTATTACTACCTATCTTTTAAGAGGGCTTTGGGATGTTAGTCATAACTAGTACACACATTTCTAGGAAACACTCTGTTTAAATTTAACTCAAGATGGCTGATCAGGAGCCAGCAGAAGAAACACCGGAGGAAAAGCCACCACGATCGAAAGCGTGGAGAATCACCTATATAGTTCTACATGTCTTGCTTCACGTAATCTTCATAGCTCATTTTATTGGAGCAACAGTAGTTTTCATATTGTTTGGTGAGTCTTGTGCCTGCCCATATGGTAAATGAACTGATACATCAAAAATTGGTCTAGACAAGGAATCCGACGAATGCATTCCACCTCGAAGTCCAGCTGAAGAAACAACGGAATCGCCAGGAAACTTAACTGACTCAACTACAAGTGCCCCAGAAGAAAGCACTTCTCAGGAACCGAAGTCTAGTTTTAAGGCGAACATTTTGTGTAAAATGAACTGGTGCCACGGATATGGGTTCCTCATAATCATTTTTGTCATATTCTATATACTTTGGCTGTATTACTGGGTATTCAAGCCATATGTGGGCATCAAGCTCTATAACAATTACCTGGAACCTGCCATTGACAAATGGATTGAGTTCAGCCGCAAGTTGTAAGTAGAAACTTGGATAGAAACTGGATTCCCAACCATTTTTTGGTCTTCGTAATTCAATACCTCCAGAATTTCTTTgcctttaaaatattataatttccTATATGTACTATATGTGTCTATTTTTCCAAGGATAGGATAGTTTCCGGCGTAATGCTGTTGATTGTTGTCTCGCTGGCGGTGGCCTACCTCGGTTACGAGTGCCGCTATGATGGGACCAAGGCGATAGGACTGCTGGGACCTGTAACTTTTCTCCTAATCGGATTTGCGGTGTCCAAGCACCACAAAAGGGTTCCCTGGCGCATAGTGACCCACGGTCTCCTTGGCCAGCTCCTGCTGGGCATCTTCTGCCTGCGTGCCCCTTTCGGTCGCTCCATTTTTGAATGTCTTGGCGAGAAGGTAACCTTGTTTCTGGGCTCCGCTAACTACGGAGCCCGCTTTGTGTACGGCGATCGGATATGTGACGAGTATGTCTTCGCTTTTGCCATACTAGCGGTGGTGTTCTTCTTCAGCGTGGTCACCAGCATCATGTACTATCTGGGCTGGATGCAGTTCATCCTGAACGCTTTGGGGTTCCTGCTGCAGGCCATGGTGGGCACCACGGTCTGTGAGAGCGTGAATGCAGCGGCCAACATCTTCCTGGGCATGTCCGAGAGCCCCCTGGTCATCCGGCCGTACATCCTGATACTGACCGTGAGCGAGTTGCACACCATCTGCACCTCCGGCTATGCCACGGTGGCAGGCACCGTGCTAGGGGCATATGTGAGCTTCGGTGCCTCGCCCGCCTTCCTGATCGCGGCCAGCGTGATGGCTGCTCCGGGCTCCCTAGCTTTCTCCAAGCTATTTTACCCCGAAACCGAGGAATCGCTGACCAGGTCCGACAACATACAGCTGGAAAAATCGTAAGATCCTCTTTTTTAGGTactgtttattttatttatttattttactaaCCATTTAAGGCCAGATTCGTCCATTTTGGATGCAGCCGCCAGTGGAGCAGCGGCAGCATTAATGATTGTCCTCGGGATTGTGTCGAACATCATTGCCTTTCTGGCCATAATGTTCTTCCTGAACGCCTTAACCGAATGGACTTTTGAGCTGCTCGGTCTGAAGAACATCACCCTGCTCTTCCTGCTCGCTCAGGTGTTTGTCCCAATAGTCTTCTTGATGGGCGTGCCATGGCAGGACTGTCAAGAGATTGGGATGGTGGTGGCCGAAAAATCTCTGATCAACGAGTTTATCGCCTATAAGCACCTAGGTCAGTTGGTGAGCGAGCATAAAGTAGGGGTAAGTGGGTACAGATGGGGAACTACTATTAGAAGAGTGACCAATAAAATGCTCACAGCCACGGAGCGCTTCGATTGCTACATTTGCGCTTTGCGGATTTGCCAACCCCGGATCACTGGGCATCCTCATTGCTGCCCTGAGTGCAATGGCACCCGCACGACGTTCAGATATCACGCGGGTGGCCGTTCGAGCATATTTTGCTGGCAGTTTCGTCAGCTTCACATCGGCTTCGCTTGCAGGTGAgttttacaattttatttacaatttaataCTCTCGTTTAAACATAAGTCCCCTTAACTAGGCATTCTCATTCAAGATGATTTTATATCCTAGGAACCAGAACAACCCTAAAGATATTTGAAATTGTGCGCAAAGTTTATGTTCCTGGATCGATCCTACTCAAATTGGCCATCACTTTTTTTAACAGATCCCGGTCGGTCTCATCAAAGGCCTCACTACAGTGACCCAGTTGGAGTGAGCCCTCGTAGATTTCACGTAGGATTTCCTTGAGCGGTATTTCACTTCGCTTACGTTTAAAGCTAGAGCTTGGGCAATGGTGTTCCGAGTGCAGCGTGTAGCTCGATTTACTGATGTCATATGAAATATCTAGCGATTCTTCTAAAGCTCCTGGTTTCAGTCGCAAGGCCTCAAACAATGGTTGAACATCAACACCTACGACGTGGCGGGCACTGAATACTCTTAGTTGGGCTTCATCGCTGGCTTTGCAAGAGTCTAGGAATTTTTGTCGGTGCCAGTTGGTGCATCCATTAGTAGCGTTCAATCCCCGTAATATCAGTAGTTGCGTTTTTTTGTTCCCACGAGAAAGCAGCTTGAAATAGGCACTAGTGAATGTCGAACTATTGCCAATGCTCATAACTTCCTTGGCCATTTCTGATGTCCTCTGAAACCACTGGGAACAGTCTGTTTGACTCTGCTGCACCAATAGTTCTAGAAGAGCAGCCTGAAGGTACAACAAAAATTAGAAATAGTAATTTTGAAATATACTTACACTTACCATTTCATAGTAGACCTCAACCTGTGTGGGCGCTGAAGATGAGATGTGTTCTAAAATATTCAATAGCTTCATTCCAACTTGGGCATCTGGTTTCGTTACCGCAGATAGGTGTCGAAAGTTTCGAGTGCTCAGGGCAGGAAGCCCTCGCTTTCCCAAGTAGTGAAAATACCTGAGAAATCGCTGCACATGCCATTGGCTGGGATTTTGTGAGAACATGGCATAAGAATTATTGCACTTACTCCAGAAAGCTACAGCTAGTTCTATGTCGTTGTCTGTCCAACACTTATTAACCTCTTTTAGgctaaaatataaattaattacaTTTATTGAATGTTTCTTGAAATATAATTACTTACCGAAAACACAGCATCAGTATATCCGCACACACTTGCGATGTAATAACATCCTTTTGAAATACACCAGCACAGAAATAACTATGCAGTTCTCTGTTGGGCACCAAATACAAGAGACTACCAAAGGCATTCATTACTCGTTCATAGTGTTCagcattgacaaagttggTAGCATCTGTGGATCCAACAAATAGTAAGTAAGATATAAAGAGTACCTTAAAGATATCTTACCTTTAAACAAATATTCAAAGATTTGGTTTAATGTTTGGCAAGTACTTGGAAGGACATCTGCGTTGTTTGTAGAAACGGTAGTTATAAAATCCATGCAAACATCAAAGTAATCCCATTCTGGTGTACACAGAATACCGGATAttaaatactaaaatataGACTTTTCtgtaaaaacatttttcatgaACTGGGGTGCTAAGAAACCGAAAATCATACAGAGACTTCTATAGCATACGGACACGGTTTTAGTCTTACCTCTTGGCATTTTTGGAAAGAGTAAACCAAGTCAAAAAGTTCCATCACATGTGGTCTAACATACATAGAGATATGCCGTTGAATATCCTTGTCAGAATAATATGACGGCGTCCTAAAAGGAAAGAAAATTATACCAAATtcaattcaaattcaaaaacaattataaCAATTCTCAATATCTTACGTTTGTTCAGACATTATTACATCCATGACACAAGCTGCCATATCATCGTCAATTTGGTTTATATCATTATTGAATATCTGCAGCAGCATTATAAAATAGGTCCGCATAACTTCCATAAATTCTTCTAATTTTTTCGCGGGAACAGTGAGTGTGCCCTGAAAAAAGGtatttgttttataattaaaagCTATATGCcagtttttaaaaacaatgCTATA
Protein-coding regions in this window:
- the CNT1 gene encoding uncharacterized transporter YutK isoform X1; this translates as MADQEPAEETPEEKPPRSKAWRITYIVLHVLLHVIFIAHFIGATVVFILFDKESDECIPPRSPAEETTESPGNLTDSTTSAPEESTSQEPKSSFKANILCKMNWCHGYGFLIIIFVIFYILWLYYWVFKPYVGIKLYNNYLEPAIDKWIEFSRKLIVSGVMLLIVVSLAVAYLGYECRYDGTKAIGLLGPVTFLLIGFAVSKHHKRVPWRIVTHGLLGQLLLGIFCLRAPFGRSIFECLGEKVTLFLGSANYGARFVYGDRICDEYVFAFAILAVVFFFSVVTSIMYYLGWMQFILNALGFLLQAMVGTTVCESVNAAANIFLGMSESPLVIRPYILILTVSELHTICTSGYATVAGTVLGAYVSFGASPAFLIAASVMAAPGSLAFSKLFYPETEESLTRSDNIQLEKSPDSSILDAAASGAAAALMIVLGIVSNIIAFLAIMFFLNALTEWTFELLGLKNITLLFLLAQVFVPIVFLMGVPWQDCQEIGMVVAEKSLINEFIAYKHLGQLVSEHKVGPRSASIATFALCGFANPGSLGILIAALSAMAPARRSDITRVAVRAYFAGSFVSFTSASLAGILIQDDFIS
- the CNT1 gene encoding uncharacterized transporter YutK isoform X2; amino-acid sequence: MADQEPAEETPEEKPPRSKAWRITYIVLHVLLHVIFIAHFIGATVVFILFDKESDECIPPRSPAEETTESPGNLTDSTTSAPEESTSQEPKSSFKANILCKMNWCHGYGFLIIIFVIFYILWLYYWVFKPYVGIKLYNNYLEPAIDKWIEFSRKLIVSGVMLLIVVSLAVAYLGYECRYDGTKAIGLLGPVTFLLIGFAVSKHHKRVPWRIVTHGLLGQLLLGIFCLRAPFGRSIFECLGEKVTLFLGSANYGARFVYGDRICDEYVFAFAILAVVFFFSVVTSIMYYLGWMQFILNALGFLLQAMVGTTVCESVNAAANIFLGMSESPLVIRPYILILTVSELHTICTSGYATVAGTVLGAYVSFGASPAFLIAASVMAAPGSLAFSKLFYPETEESLTRSDNIQLEKSPDSSILDAAASGAAAALMIVLGIVSNIIAFLAIMFFLNALTEWTFELLGLKNITLLFLLAQVFVPIVFLMGVPWQDCQEIGMVVAEKSLINEFIAYKHLGQLVSEHKVGPRSASIATFALCGFANPGSLGILIAALSAMAPARRSDITRVAVRAYFAGSFVSFTSASLAVPLTRHSHSR
- the CNT1 gene encoding sodium/nucleoside cotransporter 2 isoform X4, with translation MLLIVVSLAVAYLGYECRYDGTKAIGLLGPVTFLLIGFAVSKHHKRVPWRIVTHGLLGQLLLGIFCLRAPFGRSIFECLGEKVTLFLGSANYGARFVYGDRICDEYVFAFAILAVVFFFSVVTSIMYYLGWMQFILNALGFLLQAMVGTTVCESVNAAANIFLGMSESPLVIRPYILILTVSELHTICTSGYATVAGTVLGAYVSFGASPAFLIAASVMAAPGSLAFSKLFYPETEESLTRSDNIQLEKSPDSSILDAAASGAAAALMIVLGIVSNIIAFLAIMFFLNALTEWTFELLGLKNITLLFLLAQVFVPIVFLMGVPWQDCQEIGMVVAEKSLINEFIAYKHLGQLVSEHKVGPRSASIATFALCGFANPGSLGILIAALSAMAPARRSDITRVAVRAYFAGSFVSFTSASLAGILIQDDFIS
- the CNT1 gene encoding sodium/nucleoside cotransporter 1 isoform X3, with the protein product MADQEPAEETPEEKPPRSKAWRITYIVLHVLLHVIFIAHFIGATVVFILFDKESDECIPPRSPAEETTESPGNLTDSTTSAPEESTSQEPKSSFKANILCKMNWCHGYGFLIIIFVIFYILWLYYWVFKPYVGIKLYNNYLEPAIDKWIEFSRKLIVSGVMLLIVVSLAVAYLGYECRYDGTKAIGLLGPVTFLLIGFAVSKHHKRVPWRIVTHGLLGQLLLGIFCLRAPFGRSIFECLGEKVTLFLGSANYGARFVYGDRICDEYVFAFAILAVVFFFSVVTSIMYYLGWMQFILNALGFLLQAMVGTTVCESVNAAANIFLGMSESPLVIRPYILILTVSELHTICTSGYATVAGTVLGAYVSFGASPAFLIAASVMAAPGSLAFSKLFYPETEESLTRSDNIQLEKSFVHFGCSRQWSSGSINDCPRDCVEHHCLSGHNVLPERLNRMDF
- the CNT2 gene encoding uncharacterized transporter YutK, whose product is MADDSSKGAINNGYEMDHKELEIHDPEEFKELPLENIAEVSKEKGYFEKNPKVARIVKISTYILIHLVVVGYFSYATYHYHDISNYECYWKDNPLCGINFCTGYGMLLLLLGFTYFGLFYYYIFKPMVGRKLHRSFLSPFSKKWHTFSRTRIVSLASIVVILVLLAIFVYFETRDEPQKLVSLVGPCFFILCGYVFSTKRSAIKWRIVITGITCQFLLGIFCIRWEVGRKIFECFGNKVATFLGYGTDGAEFVFGDFLVSNNVFAFAILPVIFFFSFFISILYYLGVMQWIVVKLGWILQEVMGTTVCESVTAAANIFLGMSESPLLIRPYINKLTKSEIHSIMVSGFATVSGTVLAAYLSFGASAAHLITSSVMAAPATLAISKLYMPETEESQTSSDSIELEKSQDSSLLDAASSGASNAVPIVMGIIANIVAFVAFIAFLNGLVSWFGYLVGLEHIDFEWIFSKLFIPLVWAMGVPPEDCDIIAKVVATKTIINEFVAYERLGQYIDNKQITARSAGIATFAICGFANPSSLGILIGSLSAMAPHRRSTITSVAFRAFVVGSIVCFVSASFAGILLQEEEEATNYNRIFQKLGRKNVTQF
- the CNT1 gene encoding sodium/nucleoside cotransporter 2 isoform X5; the protein is MSWREAVVFFFSVVTSIMYYLGWMQFILNALGFLLQAMVGTTVCESVNAAANIFLGMSESPLVIRPYILILTVSELHTICTSGYATVAGTVLGAYVSFGASPAFLIAASVMAAPGSLAFSKLFYPETEESLTRSDNIQLEKSPDSSILDAAASGAAAALMIVLGIVSNIIAFLAIMFFLNALTEWTFELLGLKNITLLFLLAQVFVPIVFLMGVPWQDCQEIGMVVAEKSLINEFIAYKHLGQLVSEHKVGPRSASIATFALCGFANPGSLGILIAALSAMAPARRSDITRVAVRAYFAGSFVSFTSASLAGILIQDDFIS
- the LOC108010312 gene encoding uncharacterized protein produces the protein MSGETDILGVSLSYSELQAIDQEDIILLIDVDSAVNICKESVANESANTVDVLTLWFSKLLRAYVDESVCCIRAVKEMCQWFQMESDTGTEIHSAHIKLFEEALSFITLSRDHLLKAGERLVHIFTYLMLSIIAFFLGGSDRSDHQLLVDLQYAVLSLLKQNTTGSSKVHPRLTPLMQKIMEIADFERKQLKDLELPVRTSETITYMCLHYMSHVNLKDEQIPEWLKETVSHLCEMILSYLEGLYENGTLTVPAKKLEEFMEVMRTYFIMLLQIFNNDINQIDDDMAACVMDVIMSEQTTPSYYSDKDIQRHISMYVRPHVMELFDLVYSFQKCQEYLISGILCTPEWDYFDVCMDFITTVSTNNADVLPSTCQTLNQIFEYLFKDATNFVNAEHYERVMNAFGSLLYLVPNRELHSYFCAGVFQKDVITSQVCADILMLCFRLKEVNKCWTDNDIELAVAFWSKCNNSYAMFSQNPSQWHVQRFLRYFHYLGKRGLPALSTRNFRHLSAVTKPDAQVGMKLLNILEHISSSAPTQVEVYYEMAALLELLVQQSQTDCSQWFQRTSEMAKEVMSIGNSSTFTSAYFKLLSRGNKKTQLLILRGLNATNGCTNWHRQKFLDSCKASDEAQLRVFSARHVVGVDVQPLFEALRLKPGALEESLDISYDISKSSYTLHSEHHCPSSSFKRKRSEIPLKEILREIYEGSLQLGHCSEAFDETDRDLLKKVMANLSRIDPGT